CGGCGGGAGCGGGCCAGGGTGTCGACGGCGGCGACGAGGTCGGCGGGCAGGTCGAAGCGGACGACGTCGCCCGCGCCGTCCCAGACGCGCGGCCGGGGCCGGTCGGTGGGCAGGTCGAGGGGGGTGAGTCCGGTGAGCCGGTCGCGCCAGTGGCCGAGGAGGCGTTCCAGGCGGGCGCCCGACAGGCGCCGGTTCTGGGCGTGGGCGAGGTCGGCGTAGCGGACGGCGGGCGCTTCGACGCTCTCGCCGCGGTATCCGGCGGCGAGTTCGCTCAGCAGGACGCCCCAGGACCAGCCGTCGACGGCGATGTGGTGCACCTCGATCAGCAGCAGGTGCTCGTCGGGGGCGACGCGGGCGAGGACGGCGCGCATCGGGTGCTGGGTCGACAGGTCGACGGGCCGGCCGAGGCGGCGGGCGAAGAGGTCGTCGGGGCCGGTGGCCTCGGTGCGCTCGAGCACGGTGGCGGCGGGCGCGTCGACGACCGGGACCGGTTCGCCGTCGACGGCGGTGAAGCGGGTCCGCAGCACGTCGTGGCGGGCGGCGATCGAGGCGAGCGAGCGCTCCAGGCGGTCGGCGTCCAGGGGTCCGCGCAGCCGCAGGACCAGCGGCAGCATCGATCCGGCGGAGGAACCGGCCAGTTGGTCCAGGAACCACAGCCGGCGCTGCGCGAAGGATGCCGTGCGGGTGTCGACGTCGGTCGGTGCCCCCTCCGGGGCCGGGCCTGCTGTCACTGTGGGCCTCCAAGCCGTGTTTTGCAGCAGACTGCCGTCGGCGGGCCCGGTCGCCATAGGGAAGAAGACGCAGCACCGCGAGCAGTCCGCGCTGCCGTACCGGCTGGAGCCCTGGTGGGACGCGCGCGAGCCCGGACCCGTACGGGACGGGTCCGGGCTCGGTCGGGCCGGTGGGCGCGCCGCTCAGGCGTAGTAGTGGATGGTGCCGCGCAGGGCGGGCTCGGCCCCCTCGCAGTGCTGGACGAAGGTGGCGGCGAAGGCGGTGACGGCGCCGTCGTCGTCACGGGCGAGCTTGGTGACGGTCAGGGTGCCCGAGGTCTCGTTGCAGCCGCCTGACCCGGACACGTCGAGCCCGGCGACGCCGGGACCGCTGCTCCGCCGCGCCGGGTAGGTGGTGCCCGCCGTGAAGGTCTCGCCGGTGGGCGGGGTCAGCAGGGCGTTCCAGGTCTCCCGCTTGCCCGACACGTCGTAGGAGAGTCCGGTGCCCCAGGGGCGCAGCGAGAAGAGGCTGGTGGCGCCGGTGTGGGTGTTGGTGCGGCCCTGTCCCGGGTAGTCGCCGGGATCGCTGACGTAGCCGAAGGACAGCGGGAGCGCGTGGAACTTGACGACGCCCTTGAGCGCGGGGGCGTCGGCGGCCTCGCAGCGCTGGGTGTAGGTGGCGTCCAGCAGGGTGACGCGTCCCGCGGTGTCCGCCTCGATCTGGTGGACGGAGAACTGCCCGTAGACCTGGTTGCAGCCGCGGGACTGTCCGTCCACGTCGAGTCCCGGGGAGCGGCCGGTCCTGAAGGGCGCCCGCTCGGCGTCGCGGTAGACGCCGGGGCGCAGGGTGTCGCCGCGCGGGGCGGCGAGTTCGACGGTCCACAGGTCGTCGCCCGCGCGGACCTGGAACCGCAGGTCCTCCAGGGTGCCGTCGACGGTGATGGCCGCCGTCGAGGCGGTGAGGGCGACGCTGCCGCCCTGTCCGACCCAGTCGCCCGCCTCGCTGGTGTGGCGGTAGGCGGTGACGGCTCGCGGTGTGCCGTCGGCGGCCGCGGCGGGCTGGGCCAGTCCCGCGGTGAGGCCGAGTGCGGCGGTCACGCAGGTGAGTAAGGCGGCCAGGCCGCGCGGGTGTCTTCCGCGAATACGCATGAGATCGATCCCCCTTGACCGGACGGGAACCTTCCGGAACCCGAACGAGTGTTTGACAACGGTTCAGGACTGTCCCTCCCCCGGACGCGTAAACCACAGGAGTCACGCCCGTCCGCTACGGCATCAGCACCATCCGGCCGAAGACCTCGCCGTCGTCCATCGCCCGGTGCGCCCGCGCCGCCTGGTCGAGGGGCAGCACCTGGTGCACCACGGTCGTCAGCGCGCCCCGGGCGGCGGCGGCGAACTGCGCGGCGCGCAGAGCCCGTCGGTCGGCCGGCGCGACGGTGTCCAGGCTGAACGTGGCGAAGGACAGCGAGGAGCGGAAAGCGGCCATCAGCCGCATGCCGAAGTCGGCCGGCGGCTGCCCGCCGACGGCGCCGACGGCGACCAGCCGGCCGCCGGGCCGCAGCCGGTCGAGGAACGACGGCAGGCCGTCCCCCGCGACGATGTCGAGGACGACGTCGTAGCCGGCCGGGGCGCCGGCGTCGCCCTCGCCCGAGCGGTCGAGCACCCGGGTCGCGCCGAGCCCGCGCAGCCGCTCGCCGCGTGCGGGCGACGACGTCGTGACCGCGACCTCCGACGCGCCGCCGCGGGCCGCGAGCTGCACCGCCAGCACACCGATGCCGCCGGCCGCGCCCCGCACCAGGACCGCGTCACCGGGGGCGAAGCGGGCGTGGGCGAGGCCGAAGTGGGCGACGGCGCCCGCGCTTCCGATGCTCACCGCGTCGACGGCCGACAGGTCGGCGGGCAGCTCCACGATGTCCTCGACGGAGGCCACGGCCCGCTCGACGCAGCCGCCGCCGGTGCCGGTGAACCCCCACACCCGGCGCCCGGTCCACGCCGGGTCGACGCCCGCGCCGACCGCGTGGACGGTGCCCGCCACCTCGCTGCCCGGGACATGCCCCTCGGTGAACCCGTAGGCGGCCAGGGCGCCGCTGCGGATCAGGGTGTCGACACCGCCGACGCCGATCGCCTCGGTGGCGATCACCACCTGTCCGGCGGCGGGTTCGGGGGCCGGCAGTTCGACGACGGCCAGCCCTTCGGGACCGCCGTACGCCTGGATCACGATCGCCTTCATGTCTGTCTCCCGCTCTCTCGCTCACACCGTCCGCGTGACCTGCCGCTCCCCCGCCACCCGGCCCCGCGCTCGCCTCCCGGACGGTAACGGACGCCCCCGTCCGCTTCGCTAAAGTGAGAGCGGTGACCGACCGTTTGCCTCAGGGGCTGCGCTCCGACGCGCTCGACAACCGCGCCCGCATCCTCGACGCGGCCCGCGCCCTGTTCTCCACCGAGGGCCTTGACGTGCCGATGCGGGAGATCGCCCGGCGCGCGGGCGTCGGCCCCGCCACCCTGTACCGCCGCTTCCCCACCAAACAGGCGCTGGTGACGGAGGCGTTCGAGGACCAGTTGCACGCGTGCCGCACGATCGTGGACGAGGGGGCGGCCGATCCCGACCCCTGGCGCGGCTTCTGTCTGGTGATCGAGCGGATCTGCGCCCTGCACGCGCGCGACCGCGGCTTCACGGAGGCGTTCGTGTCGGCGTTCCCCGGTGCGAAGGACATCGCGGCCGAGCGGGCCCGTACCGTGCGGGCCGTCGCCGAACTGGCCCGCCGCGCCCAGGAGACCGGGCGGCTGCGGGCGGACTTCGTCCTGGACGACCTGATCCTGGTCCTGATGGCCAACCGGGGCATCCACGCCACCTCGCCCGCCCATCAGCTCATGGCGTCACGCCGGTTCGCGACGCTCCTCATCCAGGCGTTCGAAGCCGGTCCCGACACCGCGCCCCTGCCCCCGGCGGCGCCGCTGACGAACGGATAGGGCAGATAAGAGGATATTGACAGGATCAGCCATGTCTGTCCGTGGCCGTCAGCCGGAGCGTAGGCTGTCGACCGCGCACCGTCCCGCACCCGGCAGTTCCCGCTTCCCACCGGCTCGCACACCGCCTCCCGCCCGCACCGTCACCGCCTCCCCGCACGTCGGAACGGATCGCGTCACCTCGGACCGCCTCGGCCACGGAGAGACAGATGCAGCAGGTCAAGACCATCGTCATCACGGGTGCGAGTGACGGCATCGGGGCCGCGGCGGCCCGCAGGCTGCACCGGACCGGCCACCGCGTGGTGGTCGTCGGCCGCTCCCCGGAGAAGACCGGGGCGATCGCGCGGGAGATCGGCGCGGAGTCCCAGGTCGCCGACTTCGCCCGCCTCGACGACGTCCGCGGGCTCGCCGCCGAGCTGCTCGCCGCCTGTCCGCGCATCGACGTCCTCGCCAACAACGCCGGCGGGATCTTCGGGTCCCGCACCAGGACCGTCGACGGGTTCGAGCGGACGTTCCAGGTCAACCACCTGGCGCCGTTCCTGCTGACCCGGCTCCTGATGGACCGGCTGGTGGCGAGCGGGGCGTCGGTGATCCAGACGTCGAGCGTGGGCGCCCGGCTGACCGGCAGGGTCGACCTGGACGACCTCCAGCACGAACGGGACTTCGGCGCGGTCCGGGCGTACGGCACCACCAAGCTGGAGAACATCCTGTTCACCGCGGAATTGCACCGCCGCTACCACGCGCGGGGCGTGTCGGCGGCGGCCTTCCATCCGGGCAGCGTCGCGAGCGGATTCGGCAGCGGCTCCGGCAGTTTCGTCCAGCACGTCATGGGGAGCCCCGTCGTCCGGGCCTTCCTGGCCTCCCCGGAGAAGGGCTGCGAACAGCTCGTCCGGCTCGCCGAGGGGACCCCCGGTGTCGACTGGGAGTCCGGCGCGTACTACGAGAAGGGCAGACCGGCCCGCCGCACCAACCCGCAGGCCGGGGACGCCGCGTTGGCGCGCGGACTCTGGGAGCGCTCCGAGGACCTGCTCGCCTGACAGGGGCGCGACCGGACCGGCCGGGTGGACCGGATCGCCGGCCGACTGCCGCCGAGGACCCACGAGATCGCGCGCGGGGAGACGCCCTCGGGTTCAGCCACCTCGACACAGGTCCCACCTCTTCCTGCTTAGTAAACGATTGCTGGCATTGCCATCATGTGACAGCGCGATGTCTTGACGTCACTGGTGAGCGGCCCCAAAGTACGTAGACAACGATTTCTATCCGAGCCGTCGCGAGGCAGACGTATGCAGCAGATCATCAACGGGACGCAGTTCACGGACACCGACGGCAACCCCGTGCACGCCCACGGCGGCGGCCTGGTGGAGGCAGACGGTTTCCACTACTGGTTCGGGGAGGACCGCCACCCGGACAACACCTTCAGGTCGGTCCTCGCCTACCGCTCCGTCGATCTGGTGACCTGGGAGTTCCGCGGCCCGGTGCTGACCCAGGAGTCCGACCCCGAGCTGCGGGACGCCAACATCGAGCGCCCCAAGGTGATCCGCAACCCGGTCACCGGGCAGTTCGTCCTGTGGATGCACAAGGAGGCGGTGGGGCACTACCGGGAGGCGCGCGCGGCGGTCGCCGTCAGCGACACCCCCGACGGCCCCTACACCTACCGGGGCAGCTTCCGCCCGCTCGGCCACATGTCCCGCGACCTCACCGTCCACCGCGACACCGATGGCACGGGCTATCTGATCTCCGCCGCCAACGACAACGAGGACCTGCACGTCTACCGGCTCACGGACGACTACCTCGGCGCCGCCGAGCTGGTGCGCGTCCTGTGGGCGGGCCTCTCCCGGGAGGCTCCCGCCGTCTTCCGGCGGGGCGGCGTGTACTTCCTGCTCACCTCCGGCTGCTCCGGCTGGCGGCCCAACCAGCAGCGGTACGCGACGGCGGACGCGATCGACGGCGAGTGGAGCGAGCTGCGCGACTTCGGTGACGCCACCACCTACGCGTCGCAGACCGCGTACGCCCTGGCCGTGCCGCGCGCCGGCGGCGCGGGGGCCGGGGCGGATTCCGGGGACGGCGCGGGCGTCGACCACCTCTACCTGGGCGACCGTTGGGCCGCCAACTGGGACGAGCCGGTGAACGCGTCCCGGTACGTGTGGCTGCCGCTGACCTTCCCGACGCCGCGGACCCTGTCGATGGCGTGGTCCGACAAGGTCGCCATCGACGTCACGGACGGCACGGCCCGCCCCCTCTGACGCATCATCACATCCGGACGGCGACGGGTGCGCGGCCGGGTCCCGGACAACCGTTTCCCCCTCCCTCGTCCCCCCTTTCACCTCCCCTGCTTTTCCTCACCTAGGAGCGGTTCCATGAACGGCAAGCGAGTCAGAGTGCTGTCGGCCACCTCGGTGGTGCTGTCGGTCGTCGCCCTGGCCGGCTGCGGCGGCAGCGGCGACGAGGGCACCAAGGCGTCGGGGCCCGTCACCGTCGAGTGGTGGTCCTGGGACGAGTCCAAGACCACCCAGCCGGTGGCCGACAAGTTCAACGCCACCCACGACGACGTCAAGATCAAGCTCGTCAAGCAGGCCGACAACGTCGGCACCGCGCAGAACGTGCGCAACGTGGTGGCGTCCGGCAAGAACGTGCCCTGCCTGGTGAAGAACTTCGGCGAGGTGCCCGGCCTCGCGGGTGAGGGCCTGCTCAGCGACGTCACCGACGCCCTCCAGCCCTACCTCAAGAAGAAGGCCTTCACCGAGGCGGCCCTTCCGGCCG
The sequence above is a segment of the Streptomyces griseoviridis genome. Coding sequences within it:
- a CDS encoding zinc-binding dehydrogenase, which encodes MKAIVIQAYGGPEGLAVVELPAPEPAAGQVVIATEAIGVGGVDTLIRSGALAAYGFTEGHVPGSEVAGTVHAVGAGVDPAWTGRRVWGFTGTGGGCVERAVASVEDIVELPADLSAVDAVSIGSAGAVAHFGLAHARFAPGDAVLVRGAAGGIGVLAVQLAARGGASEVAVTTSSPARGERLRGLGATRVLDRSGEGDAGAPAGYDVVLDIVAGDGLPSFLDRLRPGGRLVAVGAVGGQPPADFGMRLMAAFRSSLSFATFSLDTVAPADRRALRAAQFAAAARGALTTVVHQVLPLDQAARAHRAMDDGEVFGRMVLMP
- a CDS encoding TetR/AcrR family transcriptional regulator; protein product: MTDRLPQGLRSDALDNRARILDAARALFSTEGLDVPMREIARRAGVGPATLYRRFPTKQALVTEAFEDQLHACRTIVDEGAADPDPWRGFCLVIERICALHARDRGFTEAFVSAFPGAKDIAAERARTVRAVAELARRAQETGRLRADFVLDDLILVLMANRGIHATSPAHQLMASRRFATLLIQAFEAGPDTAPLPPAAPLTNG
- a CDS encoding SDR family NAD(P)-dependent oxidoreductase, coding for MQQVKTIVITGASDGIGAAAARRLHRTGHRVVVVGRSPEKTGAIAREIGAESQVADFARLDDVRGLAAELLAACPRIDVLANNAGGIFGSRTRTVDGFERTFQVNHLAPFLLTRLLMDRLVASGASVIQTSSVGARLTGRVDLDDLQHERDFGAVRAYGTTKLENILFTAELHRRYHARGVSAAAFHPGSVASGFGSGSGSFVQHVMGSPVVRAFLASPEKGCEQLVRLAEGTPGVDWESGAYYEKGRPARRTNPQAGDAALARGLWERSEDLLA